A stretch of Heptranchias perlo isolate sHepPer1 chromosome 1, sHepPer1.hap1, whole genome shotgun sequence DNA encodes these proteins:
- the tmem129 gene encoding E3 ubiquitin-protein ligase TM129, translating to MDSPEVAFSLFYVVLSFCFVFTPTEFRSAGVTVQDLLSEQLGSEDVGFIHYHIRRTAATVTVHSLLPLGYYAGMCVASSGEKHFYFLVSEGWIIYLVAAVLIPAFVSLMVLYWSLNKWGNHPIARSLAHHALPQSGWRAVASSVNTEFRRIDKFASGAPGARVIVTDTWVMKVTTYSVHIAQQQDIHLTLTESRQHELCPDLNTPVQFLTIRVGSINPNVKPFDIRLNSTEYGELREKLHTPVRNAHNVVIHQSLSDMFLDTFKVQVELNQRYPLSGNQELEPCIGCMQTAANIKLVKVCLEPNEGECQQCYCRPMWCLTCMGKWFASRQDQQHPETWLSNLVPCPTCRSKFCILDISIVC from the exons ATGGACAGCCCTGAGGTGGCTTTCAGTCTCTTCTATGTCGTCTTGTCCTTTTGCTTCGTCTTCACTCCGACCGAGTTCCGCTCGGCGGGGGTGACGGTGCAGGATCTGCTGTCGGAGCAGCTGGGCAGCGAGGACGTGGGCTTCATCCACTACCACATCCGCAGGACGGCGGCCACCGTCACCGTGCACTCGCTGCTGCCGCTAG GCTATTATGCAGGAATGTGTGTTGCATCTTCTGGTGAAAAGCATTTCTACTTTCTAGTGAGTGAGGGTTGGATAATTTACTTGGTGGCTGCCGTGCTCATCCCCGCCTTTGTTAGCCTCATGGTGTTGTACTGGTCCTTAAATAAGTGGGGCAACCATCCGATAGCCAGAAGCCTTGCGCACCATGCCCTTCCGCAGTCTGGTTGGAGAGCTGTGGCATCTTCTGTTAATACTGAGTTCCGAAGGATCGATAAATTCGCTTCCGGTGCACCAGGCGCCCGAGTTATTGTTACTGATACCTGGGTGATGAAGGTGACTACATATAGTGTTCACATAGCACAGCAGCAGGACATTCACCTCACATTGACTGAATCAAGGCAGCATGAGCTGTGTCCTGACCTGAATACTCCTGTACAATTCCTTACGATTCGAGTGGGCAGCATCAATCCGAACGTCAAGCCATTCGACATTAG GCTGAATTCGACTGAGTACGGCGAACTCCGTGAGAAGCTCCACACACCAGTTCGAAATGCCCATAATGTAGTCATCCATCAGTCTCTGAGCGACATGTTTCTTGACACCTTCAAGGTCCAGGTGGAGTTGAACCAGCGGTATCCTCTATCTGGTAACCAG GAACTGGAGCCGTGTATTGGCTGCATGCAGACAGCCGCTAACATCAAACTCGTCAAAGTCTGCTTGGAGCCAAATGAGGGTGAATGTCAGCAGTGTTACTGTCGCCCCATGTGGTGCCTAACCTGCATGGGAAAGTGGTTTGCCAGCCGCCAAGACCAGCAACATCCAGAGACATGGCTTTCCAATCTGGTGCCCTGCCCTACCTGTCGGTCCAAGTTCTGCATTCTTGATATCTCCATTGTATGCTAA